The Prochlorococcus marinus str. MIT 1214 sequence TGTTCCATTGGGTGGTCTGATTCAGTGGAATTTGCGTCCTAAAGATCGAATAGCTTGTATTACTACATCAACAATTTTATTGACTTTACTGCCAATTATTAGATATGGGAGAATGGCAATGTTGGATGGCACACAGCTGAGTGTTATAGCGCTTTTATGGTTTTGCTTATCATCCATTAAAAATAATAGGTCTACTAAATTTAATTTTTTAGGAGCTGGATTTGCCTCTAGTTTTATGCTTTTACTTAAAGCTCCGGTAATTATTCCTGCACTATTTGCATCTTTGTTACCATTGATTTGGGAAAATAAATCAAAAAAATATTTTAATAATTTTTCATGGGCCTGGTTCTTCTATGGACTAATTCCAGGTTTCGCTTGGCATCTATGGAACATCTTTTCATATGGTTCAGGAGCTTTTTGGTTGTGGTGGGGCGATGGAGCAGGAAGAGTTTTATTTGAAAAAGGCTCAGGTAGTGAGTTAGGAGTTTTGGTACCAATAATTGAAATATTTGAAGGTGGGTGGCCTTGGCTTCTTGTTTGGCCAATTGGTTTTTTGTGGGCATGCTCAACTCTTAATACTCGTTGGAGCGTTTGGGCTTTTAGTACTCAGATAATTATTGCAGGAAGTGTTTTACCTCTAAAAATGCAACTTCCTTGGTATATCCATCCATTTTGGTTACCTTTTGCTTTGATATGTGGCCCCCCAGTCTCTTGGTTAATTCAAAGAAAAGAGAATGATTACATTTTTGCTAGGAAAATATTAAGAAAAATACCTTATGTATTATCTTTCATTGGATTATGCTTATTTGCTTTTTCATTATTAGTCAAATTAAAGATTCTCAACTTTGAAGAAGATTACTTTAATTCAATTTTTCCCATTAGTTCAGCTTGGCTTATAGGGGGATTATTATTATCTAATTCAAGAAAGAATATTAGAAAGGTTGGTTTTATTGGAATGATTTTTGGAAGCATAATTGGTTTATTCTTTTTTGTGAGCTCTGAATATTGGTTATGGGAAATAAATGAGAATTGGGATGTAAGACCAGTAGCTGAATTTATAGATGGCTTTCCTGATAAACAAATTTTTATCAGAAATAGCTTTGAGCGACCAAGTTTAAATTGGTA is a genomic window containing:
- a CDS encoding ArnT family glycosyltransferase, giving the protein MTESISHNNRPPVLWIFLFWTIACGIAFVSLGNLPLRDFDEATVARVALELNQKSGLERLLPSIWDQPYLNKPPGLHWIISFAIGVSRNFQNNFDFLPSEFCIRFFPALFSTFVVPLGGLIQWNLRPKDRIACITTSTILLTLLPIIRYGRMAMLDGTQLSVIALLWFCLSSIKNNRSTKFNFLGAGFASSFMLLLKAPVIIPALFASLLPLIWENKSKKYFNNFSWAWFFYGLIPGFAWHLWNIFSYGSGAFWLWWGDGAGRVLFEKGSGSELGVLVPIIEIFEGGWPWLLVWPIGFLWACSTLNTRWSVWAFSTQIIIAGSVLPLKMQLPWYIHPFWLPFALICGPPVSWLIQRKENDYIFARKILRKIPYVLSFIGLCLFAFSLLVKLKILNFEEDYFNSIFPISSAWLIGGLLLSNSRKNIRKVGFIGMIFGSIIGLFFFVSSEYWLWEINENWDVRPVAEFIDGFPDKQIFIRNSFERPSLNWYAQKQIKSFDEINQNKCTTIKKTNNWDLYTCNN